A genome region from Desulfovibrio sp. includes the following:
- a CDS encoding translation initiation factor IF-2 — protein sequence MPARLRRQRAVLPLAFVLLALLSAVSLAPCSPQWLAAPSALAASAYSARNSGMDPPGEPKRIEALPSKSAGRTAEGGMGYTDAYGNTIDDRQPEEKPERKRPLPGAYGPGAGQGGHYERPLPNPQNQTPAWSFK from the coding sequence ATGCCTGCCCGGTTGCGCCGCCAGCGTGCGGTGTTGCCGCTCGCTTTTGTATTACTTGCGTTGCTGTCCGCGGTTTCGCTTGCACCTTGCAGCCCGCAGTGGCTGGCTGCGCCTTCGGCTCTGGCGGCCTCTGCCTACAGCGCGCGCAATTCGGGTATGGATCCGCCCGGTGAGCCAAAACGCATTGAGGCCCTGCCAAGCAAGAGCGCCGGGCGCACCGCCGAGGGTGGCATGGGGTATACCGATGCCTACGGCAACACCATTGACGACCGCCAGCCGGAAGAAAAGCCCGAACGCAAGCGCCCTCTGCCGGGAGCCTATGGACCGGGCGCGGGCCAGGGCGGCCACTACGAGCGCCCTCTGCCCAACCCGCAAAATCAAACTCCTGCCTGGAGTTTCAAATAA
- the dut gene encoding dUTP diphosphatase: MHDDLSAQHTANQAHETGMAPVDIAFVRAGARELYAQGQDDFLAPATSQSAGMDLRACLEGPDAVIPVGGRLKVRTGISVQPRAAGIAGFVYSRSGLGARDGITVAQGVGIIDPDYTGEILVFLLNTSGHERRIQNGERVAQLIFQPYVRPRWREVSELSATERGSGGFGHTGR, translated from the coding sequence ATGCACGACGATCTTTCAGCACAGCACACCGCCAACCAGGCGCACGAAACAGGCATGGCCCCCGTGGACATTGCCTTTGTGCGCGCAGGTGCGCGTGAGCTCTACGCTCAGGGGCAGGACGACTTTCTGGCCCCTGCCACCAGCCAGTCGGCAGGTATGGACCTGCGCGCCTGCCTTGAGGGTCCTGATGCTGTTATCCCCGTCGGGGGCAGGCTCAAGGTACGCACGGGCATAAGCGTGCAACCCCGCGCCGCTGGCATTGCCGGTTTTGTCTACTCACGCAGCGGCCTTGGAGCGCGCGACGGCATCACCGTGGCTCAGGGTGTTGGCATCATCGACCCGGACTATACCGGTGAAATTCTGGTGTTCCTTCTGAACACCTCTGGTCACGAGCGACGTATCCAAAACGGAGAGCGCGTGGCCCAGCTTATTTTTCAGCCCTACGTGCGACCCCGATGGCGTGAAGTTTCGGAACTGTCTGCTACAGAGCGCGGTTCCGGCGGTTTCGGTCACACCGGGCGCTGA
- a CDS encoding aspartate aminotransferase family protein, whose amino-acid sequence MSQAFAAVKAGEESLLCRSYSRYPLAIVRGKGSRLWDVDGKEYVDLLAGIAVTALGHCNDEICAALETQARKLWHVSNLFYQEEQLELATLLLSTGHHGKAFFCNSGAEANEACIKLARRYMRSVKKRDAYEIITLGGCFHGRTLGALAATGRESLSQGFTPLPEGFKQVPACDLAALEAAITPATAAVLVEVVQGEGGIVPLPADYLHGVEALCRKHDILLMCDEVQAGLCRTGKFWAFQNYGLTPDIISMAKSLANGLPMGAMLATDEVAQGFEAGSHATTFGGGALVSAVAAKTVEIMLRDHLSERAGALGEHMKEQLAALQQRVPGKIREVRGLGLMLGIELTVSGKDVWEELLRRGYICNLSHGVTLRLLPPLNIDQADLDGFVATLEDILKAF is encoded by the coding sequence ATGTCACAAGCTTTTGCCGCCGTGAAAGCCGGGGAAGAGAGCCTGCTCTGCCGTTCCTACAGCCGTTACCCGCTGGCTATCGTCCGAGGCAAGGGCTCGCGACTCTGGGACGTGGACGGCAAGGAATATGTCGACCTGCTGGCTGGCATTGCCGTAACAGCTCTTGGGCACTGCAATGATGAAATCTGTGCGGCTCTGGAAACCCAGGCCCGCAAGCTCTGGCACGTGAGCAACCTGTTTTATCAGGAAGAACAGCTGGAGCTGGCAACGCTGCTGCTCTCCACCGGCCACCACGGCAAGGCCTTTTTCTGCAATTCTGGCGCAGAAGCCAACGAGGCCTGCATCAAGCTGGCGCGTCGCTACATGCGCAGCGTGAAAAAGCGCGATGCCTATGAAATCATCACCCTGGGCGGCTGCTTTCATGGCCGTACCCTGGGCGCGCTGGCAGCCACCGGACGCGAAAGCCTGAGCCAGGGCTTCACCCCCCTGCCAGAAGGCTTCAAGCAGGTTCCGGCCTGCGATCTGGCAGCGCTTGAAGCTGCCATCACCCCGGCCACGGCCGCGGTGCTGGTTGAAGTGGTCCAGGGCGAAGGCGGCATTGTGCCCCTGCCCGCAGACTACCTGCACGGCGTTGAGGCCCTGTGCCGCAAGCACGACATACTGCTGATGTGCGACGAAGTTCAGGCGGGTTTGTGCCGCACCGGCAAGTTCTGGGCATTCCAGAACTACGGCCTCACGCCCGACATCATCAGCATGGCCAAGTCGCTGGCCAACGGCCTGCCCATGGGTGCCATGCTGGCGACAGACGAAGTTGCGCAGGGCTTTGAAGCTGGCAGCCACGCCACCACCTTTGGCGGCGGCGCGCTTGTTTCTGCCGTTGCGGCCAAAACCGTGGAAATCATGCTGCGCGACCACCTGTCCGAACGTGCAGGAGCGCTTGGCGAACACATGAAGGAACAGCTGGCCGCACTGCAGCAGCGCGTACCCGGCAAAATCCGCGAGGTACGCGGGCTGGGCCTCATGCTGGGCATCGAGCTGACTGTTTCGGGCAAGGATGTGTGGGAAGAATTGCTGCGCCGGGGCTACATATGCAACCTGAGCCACGGCGTGACCCTGCGCCTTTTGCCGCCGCTGAACATCGACCAGGCTGATCTGGATGGTTTTGTGGCCACGCTTGAGGATATCCTGAAGGCTTTTTAA
- a CDS encoding phenylalanine--tRNA ligase subunit alpha, with amino-acid sequence MDLISALESLVPELEKGLGQASSLDALEALRVDVLGRKGRIAQIMAQLPSLAPADRPAVGQTANSVKERCNALFEARKAALEAGREAEALRRFDPSVPGRAPWRGSLHPTTLVTEEICQIFQGLGFDVASGPEVEIDYYNFEALNMPPEHPARDMQDTLYVTEKVLMRTHTSPVQARTMLARKPPLAVIAPGKVYRRDSDITHTPMFHQIEGLMVGEGISMAHLRGTLTAFVRAVFGAETQVRFRPSFFPFTEPSAEVDISCCMCGGKGHIGDAPCRVCKTTGWVEILGCGMVDPAVFEAVGYPADVSGFAFGMGVERVTMLKYGIGDLRMFFENDVRFLGQFAR; translated from the coding sequence ATGGATCTGATTTCTGCACTGGAAAGCCTGGTTCCTGAACTTGAAAAAGGTCTGGGCCAGGCTTCTTCGTTGGATGCCCTTGAGGCTTTGCGCGTGGATGTTCTGGGTCGCAAGGGCCGCATAGCCCAGATCATGGCCCAGTTGCCTTCGCTTGCCCCGGCAGACCGTCCCGCCGTGGGCCAGACTGCCAACAGCGTCAAAGAACGCTGCAACGCCCTGTTTGAAGCCCGCAAGGCCGCCCTTGAGGCTGGTCGCGAGGCCGAAGCGCTGCGCCGTTTCGATCCCTCCGTGCCCGGTCGCGCCCCCTGGCGCGGCAGCCTGCACCCCACCACACTGGTGACCGAAGAAATCTGCCAGATCTTTCAGGGGCTGGGCTTTGACGTTGCCTCCGGCCCGGAAGTGGAAATCGACTACTACAATTTTGAGGCGCTCAACATGCCGCCCGAACACCCCGCCCGCGACATGCAGGATACCCTGTACGTCACCGAAAAGGTGCTCATGCGCACGCATACTTCGCCCGTGCAGGCCCGCACCATGCTGGCGCGCAAGCCTCCCCTGGCTGTTATCGCCCCCGGCAAGGTCTACCGCCGCGACAGCGACATTACCCACACCCCCATGTTCCATCAGATTGAAGGTCTCATGGTGGGCGAGGGTATCAGCATGGCCCATCTGCGCGGCACGCTTACGGCATTTGTGCGCGCGGTGTTTGGCGCTGAAACCCAGGTGCGTTTTCGCCCCAGCTTCTTCCCCTTTACCGAGCCTTCGGCAGAAGTGGACATTTCGTGCTGCATGTGCGGCGGCAAGGGCCACATTGGCGATGCCCCGTGCCGCGTGTGCAAAACCACCGGCTGGGTTGAAATTCTGGGCTGCGGCATGGTTGACCCGGCAGTGTTCGAGGCCGTGGGTTACCCCGCCGACGTCAGCGGTTTTGCCTTTGGCATGGGCGTGGAACGCGTGACCATGCTCAAGTACGGCATTGGCGATCTGCGCATGTTTTTTGAAAACGACGTGCGCTTTTTGGGCCAGTTTGCCCGGTAG
- a CDS encoding DUF47 family protein, with product MFPALLPKSAPFFSMLTEQNDLLRRMAALLVNMLEDVSNMDHVHKEIAFLEEEADLLHSKIIRALSQTFITPIDREDILRINQEQEECMDCLHSLSTRLHIFEFASIRFPALQMARTISAMLDLTREMLEGLASRRDCHKTRAFRTLRSECDMVLAVGLAELMDEHQELTSKALMRVLKWSQAYERMNILLEQVNALAETIEEAVLKNV from the coding sequence ATGTTTCCTGCTCTATTGCCCAAATCCGCACCGTTTTTTTCCATGCTGACAGAGCAGAATGATCTGCTGCGCCGCATGGCCGCCCTGCTGGTAAACATGCTGGAAGACGTTTCCAACATGGACCACGTGCACAAGGAAATCGCCTTTCTGGAAGAAGAGGCCGACCTGCTGCACAGCAAGATCATCCGGGCACTTTCGCAGACATTCATCACGCCCATTGACCGCGAGGACATCCTGCGTATCAACCAGGAACAGGAAGAGTGCATGGACTGCCTGCACAGCCTGAGCACGCGGTTGCATATTTTTGAATTCGCCTCCATCCGTTTTCCTGCCCTGCAAATGGCGCGCACCATCAGTGCCATGCTTGACCTTACCCGTGAAATGCTTGAGGGCCTGGCCAGCAGGCGTGATTGCCACAAAACCCGTGCCTTCCGTACCCTGCGCAGCGAATGCGACATGGTGCTGGCCGTAGGCCTGGCAGAATTGATGGACGAGCATCAGGAACTTACAAGCAAGGCTCTCATGCGGGTGCTCAAATGGAGCCAGGCGTACGAGCGCATGAACATTCTGCTTGAGCAGGTCAATGCCCTGGCGGAAACCATTGAGGAAGCGGTGCTGAAAAATGTTTGA
- the infC gene encoding translation initiation factor IF-3, with the protein MRFRRDMPQDGVRRNEMIRAREVRVIAADGEQLGILQRNDAIALAKEAGMDLVEVASTSEPPVCRIMDYGKFKYEQQKKKQEAKKRQAVVQIKEIKVRPKTDDHDYETKVRHIRRFLEDGDRCKITVFFRGREIVHKDRGMAILERVVQDLADIAKVDQEARAEGRTLQMMLVPKK; encoded by the coding sequence ATGAGATTCCGTCGCGACATGCCGCAAGACGGTGTGCGTCGCAACGAGATGATCCGCGCCCGCGAAGTGCGCGTGATCGCCGCCGATGGCGAACAGCTTGGAATTCTGCAACGCAATGATGCTATTGCCCTGGCCAAAGAAGCCGGCATGGATCTTGTGGAGGTGGCTTCCACTTCTGAACCGCCCGTTTGTCGCATAATGGACTACGGTAAGTTCAAGTACGAGCAGCAGAAAAAGAAGCAGGAAGCCAAAAAGCGGCAGGCCGTGGTGCAGATTAAGGAAATCAAGGTTCGCCCCAAGACGGACGACCACGATTACGAAACCAAGGTCCGCCACATCCGCCGTTTTCTTGAAGACGGCGACCGCTGCAAGATTACTGTGTTTTTCAGGGGCCGCGAAATTGTCCACAAAGATCGCGGTATGGCCATTCTTGAACGGGTTGTGCAGGACCTTGCCGATATCGCCAAGGTTGATCAGGAAGCCCGCGCCGAAGGCCGCACTCTGCAGATGATGCTGGTTCCAAAAAAGTAG
- a CDS encoding inorganic phosphate transporter produces the protein MFDIPVLLALIVLVALVFDFTNGAHDCANAIATVVSTKVVTPRFAVGAAALLNLGGALLGTEVAKTLGSGIVLPQVVEGSHVLVLAALVGAISWNCITWYFGIPSSSSHALIGGLIGAAVADAGFGALNGKGIWDKVLVPLVASPMAGYVMGFGCMWLIYWICGRIHRRTVNASFRRLQLVSAAFMATSHGLNDAQKTMGIVTLALLIFGKIDTVEVPMWVKLSCAGAMALGTAVGGWKIVKTMGHRIFKLEPVHGFAAESAAAMVITGASLMGAPVSTTHTISACIFGVGSTKRLSAVRWNVAANLVTAWVLTLPAAAGIGYISYWLLHFIWN, from the coding sequence ATGTTTGATATCCCCGTGCTGCTGGCGCTCATTGTGCTGGTGGCCCTGGTGTTCGACTTCACCAACGGCGCGCACGACTGCGCCAATGCCATTGCCACCGTGGTTTCCACCAAGGTGGTCACGCCGCGCTTTGCGGTGGGGGCAGCGGCCTTGCTGAATCTCGGCGGGGCGTTGCTGGGTACGGAAGTGGCCAAAACCCTTGGCAGCGGTATTGTCTTGCCGCAGGTTGTTGAGGGCAGCCATGTTCTCGTGCTGGCGGCACTGGTGGGGGCTATCAGCTGGAACTGTATTACCTGGTATTTCGGCATCCCCTCGTCATCGTCGCACGCACTTATTGGCGGGCTGATCGGCGCGGCAGTGGCCGATGCGGGCTTCGGTGCTCTCAACGGCAAGGGCATCTGGGACAAGGTGCTTGTGCCTCTCGTAGCTTCGCCCATGGCCGGTTATGTGATGGGTTTTGGCTGCATGTGGCTTATTTACTGGATCTGCGGGCGCATTCACCGGCGTACGGTCAACGCCTCGTTCCGGCGTTTGCAGCTTGTGTCTGCCGCCTTTATGGCCACAAGCCACGGCCTCAACGACGCGCAAAAGACCATGGGTATTGTCACGCTCGCCCTGCTGATTTTTGGCAAGATCGACACCGTGGAAGTGCCCATGTGGGTCAAGCTTTCCTGCGCGGGTGCCATGGCTCTGGGCACTGCCGTAGGCGGCTGGAAGATTGTCAAAACCATGGGGCACCGTATCTTCAAACTTGAGCCGGTGCACGGTTTTGCGGCTGAAAGTGCCGCTGCCATGGTAATTACCGGGGCCTCGCTCATGGGCGCGCCGGTCAGCACCACGCACACCATCTCGGCCTGCATTTTTGGCGTGGGTTCCACCAAGCGGCTTTCGGCCGTGCGCTGGAATGTGGCCGCCAATCTGGTGACGGCGTGGGTGCTCACCCTGCCCGCTGCGGCGGGTATTGGCTACATCTCTTACTGGCTGCTGCACTTTATCTGGAACTGA
- the trmFO gene encoding methylenetetrahydrofolate--tRNA-(uracil(54)-C(5))-methyltransferase (FADH(2)-oxidizing) TrmFO, whose protein sequence is MQTMSIAVVGGGLAGCECALYLARAGHSVTLFEQKPAHRSAAHISDHLAELVCSNSLRSDELTSGVGLLKAEMRALGSDFMALADAHRVPAGKALAVDREAFARAMTERVAGQANITLVHHQVESLDDPVLAPFYGEGRAVVLAAGPMASEGISASLAETLSARHCYFYDAIAPIVWTHSLNMDVVFRASRYGQENGEGEGEGDYLNCPMSRDEYDAFYAALLEAQKVSPHEFEQEKHFEGCMPIEALAERGPRTLTFGPLKPVGFVDPRTGRRPWAILQLRAENANSETCNLVGCQTKLTQGEQARVFRLVPGLENAEFARFGSMHRNTYVNAPEVLAPDLSLRARPGVYLAGQITGVEGYVESAASGLWLGMLLDARARGHELPPPPVESALGGLLNHLRTPVKHFQPSNAHFGLVPELGEKARKKDRKALYSARAQECFATWLAELRQTGAF, encoded by the coding sequence ATGCAAACCATGTCCATAGCAGTGGTGGGCGGTGGCCTTGCCGGGTGCGAATGTGCCCTGTATCTGGCTCGCGCCGGTCACTCCGTAACCCTGTTTGAACAAAAGCCGGCCCACAGGTCGGCTGCCCATATCAGCGATCATCTGGCCGAACTTGTGTGTTCCAATTCACTGCGTTCAGACGAGCTTACCTCTGGCGTGGGTCTGCTCAAGGCCGAAATGCGTGCCCTTGGCAGCGATTTTATGGCGCTGGCCGACGCGCACCGCGTGCCTGCGGGCAAGGCGCTGGCCGTTGACCGCGAGGCCTTTGCCCGCGCCATGACGGAGCGCGTGGCAGGCCAAGCCAATATCACGCTGGTGCACCATCAGGTGGAATCGCTCGACGATCCCGTGCTTGCGCCTTTTTACGGCGAGGGCAGAGCAGTGGTGCTGGCCGCCGGGCCCATGGCCTCGGAAGGTATTTCCGCCTCGCTGGCCGAGACCCTGAGCGCCAGGCACTGTTATTTTTACGATGCCATCGCGCCTATCGTGTGGACGCATTCCCTTAATATGGATGTCGTGTTCCGCGCCTCGCGCTACGGGCAGGAAAACGGCGAGGGCGAAGGCGAGGGCGACTACCTCAACTGTCCCATGAGCCGCGATGAATACGACGCATTTTATGCAGCCCTGCTGGAAGCGCAGAAGGTTTCGCCCCACGAATTTGAGCAGGAAAAGCATTTTGAGGGCTGCATGCCCATCGAGGCACTTGCCGAGCGCGGCCCCCGCACGCTGACCTTTGGGCCGCTCAAGCCCGTGGGCTTTGTAGACCCGCGCACGGGCCGCCGCCCGTGGGCAATTCTGCAATTGCGGGCTGAAAACGCCAACAGCGAAACCTGCAATCTCGTAGGCTGCCAGACCAAGCTCACCCAGGGCGAACAGGCCCGCGTGTTCCGGCTGGTTCCCGGTCTGGAGAACGCGGAATTCGCGCGTTTTGGCAGCATGCACCGCAATACCTATGTGAATGCGCCAGAGGTTCTTGCGCCCGATCTTTCCCTGCGGGCGCGCCCCGGCGTGTATCTGGCGGGGCAGATCACCGGCGTGGAAGGCTATGTGGAGTCTGCCGCCAGCGGCCTGTGGCTGGGCATGCTGCTTGACGCCCGTGCCCGTGGGCACGAGCTGCCCCCCCCGCCTGTGGAGAGCGCCCTTGGCGGTCTGCTCAACCACCTGCGTACGCCGGTCAAGCATTTTCAGCCGTCCAATGCGCACTTTGGTCTTGTGCCAGAGCTGGGCGAAAAGGCCCGCAAAAAAGACCGCAAGGCCCTGTATTCTGCCCGCGCGCAGGAATGCTTTGCCACGTGGCTGGCAGAACTGCGTCAGACTGGGGCTTTCTAG
- the thrS gene encoding threonine--tRNA ligase, with amino-acid sequence MEVRVEGQMVEAGDSVASALQKALSGKKFKAVVAARADNGALLDLSAPLPAGCAELAPVYADSAEGLQMIRHSTAHVMAAAVKRLFPTAKVTIGPSIDTGFYYDFDVEKPFSSEDFPAIEAEMQRIADAREPFTCKVLPKAEAVEVFRAMGESYKVELIESIDADTVSLYTCGDFTDLCRGPHVPHTGFAKAAKLMSVAGAYWRGDEKNRMLSRIYGTAFADQKALDAYLKQLEEAKRRDHRKLGRELNLFTFKEDVAPGMVFWLPRGMMVRTILEDFWRREHLKRGYEIVQGPQLLRVETWQKSGHYDHYRENMYFTQIEEDAYGVKPMNCISHMLIYGNELHSYRDLPQRYFELGVVHRHEKSGVLHGLLRVRQFTQDDAHILCAPEQLEGEILEVIHLIRDLMNLFGFQYKVAVSTRPESSIGTDEAWELATNALTKAVEKAGLPYEINAGDGAFYGPKIDVRLLDCIGREWQCSTIQVDFTLPERFDLTYVGQDGERHRPVMVHRAIMGSLERFIGILVENFAGALPTWLAPEQARLLTVTDAGDEATLKMCDELKALGIRATADTRNEKLGFKVREAQLAKVPFILVVGEKEVQAGGANVRLRNGDNLGLKSVAEIAALIRADAEEPFKQGGMRYSFA; translated from the coding sequence ATGGAAGTCCGCGTGGAAGGGCAGATGGTGGAGGCCGGTGATTCTGTAGCCTCTGCCCTGCAGAAAGCCTTGAGCGGTAAAAAGTTCAAGGCGGTCGTGGCCGCTCGTGCCGACAACGGCGCGCTGCTGGATCTTTCCGCACCCCTGCCTGCTGGCTGCGCCGAGCTTGCGCCCGTGTATGCCGACTCGGCCGAAGGTCTGCAGATGATCCGTCACTCTACCGCCCATGTGATGGCTGCGGCGGTCAAGCGTCTCTTCCCCACGGCCAAGGTCACTATTGGCCCCTCCATTGATACTGGCTTTTACTACGACTTTGACGTGGAAAAGCCTTTTTCCAGCGAAGATTTTCCCGCTATCGAAGCGGAAATGCAGCGCATTGCCGATGCGCGCGAGCCCTTTACCTGCAAGGTGCTGCCCAAGGCCGAAGCCGTTGAGGTTTTTCGCGCCATGGGCGAATCGTACAAGGTAGAGCTGATTGAAAGCATCGACGCCGATACGGTGTCGCTCTACACCTGCGGCGATTTCACCGACCTGTGCCGTGGCCCCCACGTGCCGCACACGGGCTTTGCCAAGGCGGCCAAGCTCATGAGCGTTGCCGGTGCCTACTGGCGTGGCGATGAAAAAAATCGCATGCTTTCGCGTATTTATGGCACGGCCTTTGCCGACCAAAAGGCGCTGGACGCCTACCTGAAACAGCTTGAAGAAGCCAAGCGCCGCGACCACCGCAAGCTGGGCCGCGAGCTCAACCTCTTTACTTTCAAGGAAGATGTTGCGCCCGGCATGGTTTTCTGGCTGCCCCGCGGCATGATGGTTCGCACCATACTTGAAGACTTCTGGCGGCGCGAGCACCTGAAGCGCGGTTACGAAATCGTGCAGGGCCCGCAGTTGCTGCGCGTGGAAACGTGGCAGAAATCCGGCCACTACGACCACTACCGCGAAAATATGTATTTTACGCAGATCGAGGAAGACGCTTACGGCGTCAAGCCCATGAACTGCATCTCGCATATGCTTATTTACGGCAACGAGCTGCACAGCTACCGCGATCTGCCCCAGCGCTATTTTGAACTGGGCGTCGTGCACCGCCACGAAAAAAGTGGTGTGCTGCACGGGCTTTTGCGCGTGCGTCAGTTTACCCAGGACGATGCGCATATTTTGTGCGCGCCAGAGCAGCTTGAAGGCGAAATTCTTGAGGTCATTCACCTTATCCGCGACCTCATGAATTTGTTTGGCTTCCAGTACAAGGTGGCCGTATCTACCCGCCCCGAAAGCAGCATTGGTACCGACGAAGCCTGGGAACTGGCTACCAACGCCCTTACCAAGGCTGTTGAAAAAGCCGGGTTGCCCTACGAGATAAATGCGGGCGATGGCGCGTTCTACGGCCCCAAAATTGACGTGCGCCTGCTTGACTGCATCGGCCGTGAATGGCAATGCTCGACTATTCAGGTTGATTTCACCCTGCCGGAGCGTTTTGACCTCACCTACGTGGGGCAGGACGGCGAACGGCACAGGCCGGTCATGGTGCACCGTGCCATCATGGGCTCGCTCGAGCGGTTCATCGGCATACTTGTTGAGAACTTCGCCGGTGCGCTGCCCACGTGGCTTGCGCCCGAGCAGGCTCGCCTGCTCACGGTGACAGATGCCGGTGATGAGGCTACCCTGAAGATGTGCGACGAGCTGAAGGCGCTGGGTATCCGCGCCACGGCCGACACGCGCAACGAGAAGCTGGGCTTCAAGGTGCGCGAAGCGCAGCTTGCCAAGGTTCCGTTTATTCTGGTGGTGGGTGAAAAAGAAGTGCAGGCGGGCGGCGCCAATGTGCGCCTGCGCAATGGGGATAATCTGGGGCTCAAGTCCGTAGCGGAAATCGCCGCGCTTATCCGGGCGGACGCCGAGGAGCCTTTCAAACAAGGAGGGATGCGCTATAGCTTCGCCTAA
- the rpmI gene encoding 50S ribosomal protein L35 produces the protein MPKIKTRRSAAKRFSQTGSGKFKRRRQNLRHILTKKAASRKMRLGQSTTVDQTNEKAVRRMLPNG, from the coding sequence ATGCCCAAGATCAAAACCCGGCGTTCCGCCGCCAAGCGTTTTTCGCAGACCGGCAGCGGTAAGTTCAAGCGTCGCCGCCAGAACTTGCGCCACATTCTGACCAAGAAGGCCGCCAGCCGCAAGATGCGCTTGGGTCAGTCCACCACCGTGGATCAGACCAACGAGAAGGCTGTGCGCCGGATGCTGCCCAACGGCTAG
- a CDS encoding TraR/DksA family transcriptional regulator, whose product MDVFDQATELERLDRESALMRARAAVDRGGPEWINGVACCRECGDPIPAKRLEALPGVGLCRACQEEREGSRD is encoded by the coding sequence ATGGACGTTTTTGACCAGGCTACCGAACTGGAGCGTCTTGACCGCGAATCGGCCCTCATGCGTGCGCGTGCCGCAGTGGACCGTGGCGGCCCCGAATGGATCAACGGCGTGGCCTGCTGCCGTGAATGCGGCGACCCCATCCCCGCCAAGCGCCTTGAAGCTCTGCCCGGTGTCGGCCTGTGCCGCGCCTGCCAGGAAGAGCGCGAAGGCAGCCGCGACTAG
- the rplT gene encoding 50S ribosomal protein L20 — protein sequence MRVKRGLASHRRHKKYLTAAKGFRGGRSRLYRTAREAVERSMQYSYVGRKQRKRDFRTLWILRINAGARLSGLSYSRFMHGLKQAGIELNRKVLADLAVYHKDDFAKIVDLAKAALK from the coding sequence ATGCGTGTAAAGAGAGGTCTTGCAAGTCATCGTCGTCACAAAAAATATTTGACCGCAGCCAAGGGTTTCCGCGGCGGCCGCAGCCGTCTGTATCGCACCGCGCGCGAGGCTGTGGAACGCTCGATGCAGTATTCTTATGTGGGCCGCAAGCAGAGGAAACGCGATTTCCGCACTCTGTGGATTCTCCGCATCAACGCCGGCGCGCGTTTGAGCGGTCTGTCCTACAGCCGCTTCATGCACGGCCTCAAGCAGGCTGGCATTGAGCTGAACCGTAAGGTTCTGGCTGACCTTGCCGTGTATCACAAGGACGACTTCGCCAAGATCGTCGATCTGGCCAAGGCCGCTCTGAAGTAA
- a CDS encoding CD3324 family protein has protein sequence MGYKKATHVLPQHLLQAIQEYVDGEYLYIPRKEENRKQWGEVAPCRAQRAARNREMVACRNAGWTVPQLAERYFLSEKAVYKILARCGQADRAG, from the coding sequence ATGGGCTATAAAAAGGCCACACATGTTTTGCCGCAGCATCTGCTGCAGGCCATACAGGAATATGTTGACGGGGAGTACCTGTACATTCCCCGTAAGGAAGAAAACAGAAAGCAGTGGGGCGAGGTTGCCCCCTGCCGTGCGCAACGTGCGGCCAGAAACCGCGAAATGGTCGCGTGCCGCAATGCGGGCTGGACTGTTCCGCAACTGGCGGAGCGGTATTTTCTTTCGGAAAAAGCGGTTTACAAGATTCTTGCACGTTGTGGGCAAGCCGACAGGGCTGGCTGA